Proteins encoded by one window of Streptomyces sp. NBC_01571:
- a CDS encoding DUF5302 domain-containing protein: MTAESQPQEGSEPTEAESPALTPDDDGQYDLKRKFREALARKRGIQTDGTGGNGKPDASKIRGAHGPASSQRSFRRKSGG, encoded by the coding sequence ATGACTGCCGAGTCACAGCCACAAGAAGGTTCGGAGCCCACCGAGGCCGAGAGCCCCGCACTGACGCCCGACGACGACGGCCAGTACGACCTGAAGCGCAAGTTCCGGGAGGCTCTGGCGCGCAAGCGCGGGATCCAGACGGACGGCACCGGGGGCAACGGCAAACCGGACGCGTCGAAGATCCGCGGAGCACACGGACCGGCATCCAGCCAGCGGTCGTTCCGCCGCAAGAGCGGCGGCTGA
- a CDS encoding peptidylprolyl isomerase yields MSDNVYFDITINDEPAGRIVFKLFDEEVPKTARNFRELATGEHGFGYEGSSFHRVIPDFMLQGGDFTRGDGTGGKSIYGEKFADENFQLKHTKPGQLSMANAGPNTNGSQFFITTIVTDWLDNKHVVFGEVVEGMDIVKQVESLGSRNGSTKAKITIAKSGVVGA; encoded by the coding sequence ATGAGCGACAACGTCTACTTCGACATCACCATCAACGACGAGCCCGCGGGCCGGATCGTCTTCAAGCTGTTCGACGAAGAGGTTCCCAAGACCGCGAGGAACTTCCGCGAGCTGGCCACGGGCGAGCACGGCTTCGGCTACGAGGGTTCGAGCTTCCACCGGGTCATCCCGGACTTCATGCTGCAGGGCGGCGACTTCACCCGGGGCGACGGCACGGGCGGCAAGAGCATCTACGGCGAGAAGTTCGCCGACGAGAACTTCCAGCTCAAGCACACCAAGCCCGGCCAGCTGTCGATGGCGAACGCGGGGCCGAACACCAACGGCTCGCAGTTCTTCATCACCACCATCGTGACCGACTGGCTGGACAACAAGCACGTCGTCTTCGGCGAGGTCGTCGAAGGCATGGACATCGTCAAGCAGGTCGAGTCCCTCGGCTCCCGCAACGGTTCCACCAAGGCGAAGATCACCATCGCGAAGTCCGGCGTCGTCGGCGCCTGA
- a CDS encoding TetR/AcrR family transcriptional regulator: MAETIDRAGTGGRRERKKAATRQAIADTALRLFLERGYEQVGVREIAEGADVSVSTLFNYFPRGKEALVFDEDARNEAALVRAVTDRPPGQTVPQALRAHLTGFVDSAHTRDPRFADFQRLVQETPALREYSRTMWLRHEHALARALADQTGLPHGDLVCAAYARFTLEILAFADSRPDPVAAVDQACLLLDQGWSTTVARRDRR, from the coding sequence ATGGCAGAGACGATCGACCGCGCAGGAACGGGCGGGCGGCGCGAACGCAAGAAAGCCGCCACTCGCCAGGCGATCGCCGACACGGCGCTGCGACTGTTCCTGGAACGTGGTTACGAGCAGGTGGGCGTCCGCGAGATCGCCGAGGGCGCCGACGTGTCAGTGTCGACCCTGTTCAACTACTTCCCCCGAGGCAAAGAGGCCCTGGTCTTCGATGAGGACGCCCGCAACGAGGCCGCCCTGGTCCGCGCGGTCACCGACCGACCACCAGGTCAGACCGTCCCCCAGGCTCTGCGCGCCCACCTCACCGGCTTCGTCGACTCGGCCCACACCAGGGACCCCCGCTTCGCCGACTTCCAGCGGCTCGTCCAGGAGACCCCGGCGCTGCGCGAGTACTCCCGCACGATGTGGCTGCGCCATGAACACGCTCTGGCCCGCGCTCTCGCCGACCAGACAGGGCTGCCGCACGGCGACCTCGTCTGCGCCGCCTACGCCCGGTTCACCCTCGAAATCCTCGCGTTCGCCGACTCCCGCCCCGACCCCGTCGCAGCCGTCGACCAGGCCTGTCTCCTGCTCGACCAGGGTTGGTCGACCACCGTCGCCCGACGCGACCGCAGATAG
- a CDS encoding serine hydrolase translates to MPNQPRPPQHPESPAGHRGRRAFAGAGVLLALSTALLAGGTAHAAPAAAAVGRPSAQTGAETGPPAAAEPRNTTRVTAAVLDLDGTGRVPTVYGDDVTYDTASIIKVDILATLLLQAQDAGRRLTAQERAHAEPMIRHSDNAAANALWREIGRAPGLEAANRRLGLTETKGGSGTRWGLTRTTASDQIRLLRAVFGTGGKPDGGATALNQESRTYVRTLMAGVATEQAWGVSAAGGSGWALKNGWLQRSTSGLWDVNSVGRIVVDGHHYLVAVLSDGSPSMKDGVALVERAARAALTSASGH, encoded by the coding sequence ATGCCCAACCAACCGCGCCCCCCGCAGCACCCGGAGTCCCCGGCGGGACACCGAGGCAGGCGCGCCTTCGCCGGCGCCGGTGTCCTCCTGGCTCTGTCGACGGCGCTTCTCGCGGGCGGCACGGCACACGCGGCACCCGCGGCCGCCGCCGTCGGAAGGCCTTCCGCACAGACCGGAGCCGAGACCGGACCTCCGGCAGCGGCCGAACCCCGCAACACGACACGCGTGACGGCGGCGGTGCTCGACCTCGACGGCACGGGCCGGGTGCCCACGGTCTACGGCGACGACGTCACGTACGACACCGCGAGCATCATCAAGGTCGACATCCTCGCGACACTGCTGCTTCAGGCGCAGGACGCGGGACGCCGCCTCACCGCGCAGGAACGCGCGCATGCCGAACCGATGATCCGGCACAGCGACAACGCGGCGGCGAACGCGCTGTGGCGCGAGATCGGCCGGGCACCGGGTCTGGAGGCGGCGAACAGGCGCCTGGGCCTGACCGAGACCAAGGGCGGATCCGGCACTCGCTGGGGACTGACCCGCACGACGGCGAGTGACCAGATCCGCCTGCTGCGCGCGGTGTTCGGCACGGGCGGGAAGCCGGACGGGGGCGCCACCGCGCTGAACCAGGAGTCCCGGACCTATGTCCGGACTCTGATGGCCGGCGTCGCGACCGAGCAGGCGTGGGGTGTCTCGGCGGCCGGGGGCTCCGGGTGGGCTCTGAAGAACGGCTGGCTGCAGCGCAGCACGTCCGGGCTCTGGGACGTCAACAGCGTGGGACGGATCGTCGTGGACGGACACCACTATCTCGTCGCGGTCCTCTCGGACGGCAGCCCCTCGATGAAGGACGGTGTCGCGCTGGTGGAGAGAGCCGCTCGGGCAGCCCTCACCTCGGCGTCCGGACACTGA
- a CDS encoding PP2C family protein-serine/threonine phosphatase yields MTAWNRGFAQAGRTSRLLLLIPVALIVLITVADIVAPSDIVLGPLLVIAPAITAWGEGPLVTGCVGAAAMAAQAFIGWRSGLLLSRNVLVQLFALAVLSALIVILSVVRDRHSRELARVRSVAEAAQRVLLWPLPSRLGSLRLSCVYLPAEEEAEIGGDLYAAARSPQGTRVVIGDVRGKGLPAIGEAAFLLGAFREAVHQNAALPALAGSLERSLSRYLDDFEPTDEAGERFVTALLLEIPDDDPVVRMVSCGHLAPLLLRPGRAVSAPDLAPAPPLGVGLTDPGEVTVAVLPFAVDDTLLLFTDGVVEARDRRGVFYPLMERVAQWVGHPPDVLLQDVQGDLLAHAGGRFGDDAALIAIRRTGEQALPARARNAASSG; encoded by the coding sequence ATGACGGCGTGGAATCGGGGCTTTGCGCAGGCGGGCCGGACAAGCCGTCTGTTGCTGCTGATTCCGGTGGCGCTCATCGTCCTCATCACGGTCGCCGACATCGTCGCTCCCTCCGACATCGTGCTGGGGCCGTTGCTGGTCATCGCGCCCGCGATCACCGCATGGGGCGAGGGCCCCCTGGTCACGGGCTGTGTCGGGGCCGCGGCGATGGCGGCCCAGGCGTTCATCGGCTGGCGCTCGGGCCTGCTCCTCTCCCGGAACGTGCTGGTGCAGCTGTTCGCCCTGGCCGTGCTCTCCGCGCTGATCGTCATCCTGTCCGTGGTCCGCGACCGGCACAGCCGTGAGCTCGCCCGGGTACGGTCGGTCGCCGAAGCCGCGCAGCGGGTACTGCTCTGGCCGCTGCCGAGCCGACTCGGCAGCCTGCGGCTCTCCTGCGTCTACCTGCCCGCCGAAGAGGAGGCCGAGATCGGCGGTGACCTCTACGCGGCCGCCCGCAGTCCGCAAGGCACCCGGGTCGTGATCGGCGACGTGCGCGGCAAGGGTCTGCCGGCCATCGGTGAGGCGGCCTTCCTGCTCGGCGCCTTCCGCGAGGCCGTGCACCAGAACGCCGCGCTGCCCGCGCTGGCCGGCTCCCTGGAGCGGAGCCTCAGCAGATACCTCGACGACTTCGAGCCCACGGACGAGGCGGGGGAACGCTTCGTCACGGCGCTCCTGCTGGAGATCCCGGACGACGATCCCGTCGTCCGGATGGTCAGCTGTGGCCACCTGGCGCCGCTGCTGCTGCGGCCGGGCCGCGCGGTGAGCGCCCCGGATCTGGCCCCCGCGCCTCCGCTCGGCGTCGGTCTCACCGATCCCGGCGAGGTCACGGTCGCCGTGCTGCCGTTCGCCGTGGACGACACCCTGCTCCTGTTCACCGACGGTGTGGTCGAAGCCCGTGACCGCCGCGGTGTCTTCTATCCGCTCATGGAACGGGTCGCCCAGTGGGTCGGTCATCCGCCCGACGTTCTGCTCCAGGACGTGCAGGGGGATCTGCTCGCCCACGCGGGCGGACGCTTCGGCGACGACGCCGCCCTCATCGCCATCCGCCGCACCGGGGAGCAGGCTCTGCCGGCCCGCGCGCGGAACGCGGCGTCTTCGGGCTGA
- a CDS encoding alpha-L-rhamnosidase encodes MISRRNILAGAAATVGAVVSGAGPALAAPSSSAATGARHGAPHVTVPTVEYVQHPLGIDVQHPRLSWPVASDEPDMRQSAYQIRVASSASGLSHPDVWDSGKVVSGDSVLVPYAGPRLEPRTRYFWSVRVWGADGRASGWSEPSWWETGLMDAAQWSAEWISAPPVLTDAPSLEGGAWIWFPEGDPANSAPAATRWFRRTVDLPAGITAATLAITADNVYAVSVNGTEVARTDLETDNEGWRRPAVVDVLAQLRSGQNVLAIAATNASEGPAGLVAVLALHTASGEQRILTDASWKSTDKEPAGAWRDAGFDDSAWPAAKEAAAWGAGPWGRVVPASYAANQLRHEFRLPRRKVARARLYATALGLYEAHLNGRRVGRDHLAPGWTDYRERVQYQAYDVTTLLRSGGNALGVYVAPGWYAGNVGMFGPHQYGERPALLAQLEVEYADGTSERITSGADWRAASGPIVAADLLGGETYDARKETAGWTSPGFDDRAWLAVRGAGDAAPARIVAQVDGPVRVAEELAVKKVTEPQPGVFVLDLGQNMVGSVRLRVSGKAGTTVRLRHAEVLNPDGTLYTANLRTAAATDSYTLKGGGEETYEPRFTFHGFRYVELTGFPGTPSAKAVTGRVMHTSAPFTFEFETNVPMLNQLHSNITWGQRGNFLSVPTDTPARDERLGWTGDINVFAPTAAYTMESARFLSKWLVDLRDGQTSDGAFTDVAPMVGTVGNGVAGWGDAGVTVPWSLYQAYGDRQVLEDAWPSVRSWLKYLEKNSDSLLRPASGYGDWLNVGDETPKDVIATAYFAHSADLASRIAREIGEDDAPWLDLFGRIREAFRNAYVTADGRVKGDTQTAYVLALSMNLLPDALRTAAADRLVALIEAKDWHLSTGFLGTPRLLPVLTDTGHTDVAYRLLQQRSFPSWGYQIDQGSTTMWERWDSIKPDGSFQTPDMNSFNHYAYGSVGEWMYTNIAGIAAGRPGYREIVVRPRPGGDVTSARATFTSVYGPVSTQWRTRSGRFALTCSVPPNTTAEVWIPAADRRAVTHDHGTFLREEDGCAVYRVGSGTHRFSA; translated from the coding sequence GTGATCAGTAGGAGGAACATCCTGGCGGGCGCGGCGGCCACGGTGGGTGCCGTGGTCTCCGGAGCCGGACCAGCCCTGGCCGCACCGTCCTCGTCCGCCGCGACGGGGGCCCGACACGGCGCCCCGCACGTCACGGTGCCGACCGTCGAGTACGTTCAGCACCCGTTGGGCATCGACGTGCAACACCCCCGGCTGAGCTGGCCGGTGGCCTCGGACGAGCCGGACATGCGCCAGAGCGCGTATCAGATCCGCGTCGCCTCCAGCGCCTCGGGCCTGTCGCACCCGGACGTCTGGGACAGCGGAAAGGTCGTCTCCGGCGACTCCGTCCTCGTCCCCTACGCGGGCCCCCGACTCGAGCCGCGGACACGCTACTTCTGGAGTGTGCGCGTGTGGGGCGCCGATGGCCGGGCCTCCGGCTGGAGCGAGCCGTCGTGGTGGGAGACCGGTCTCATGGACGCCGCGCAGTGGTCCGCGGAATGGATCTCCGCGCCCCCGGTCCTCACCGACGCTCCGTCCCTCGAAGGCGGCGCCTGGATCTGGTTCCCCGAGGGCGACCCGGCCAACAGCGCCCCGGCGGCGACCCGTTGGTTCCGTCGTACGGTCGATCTGCCGGCCGGGATCACGGCGGCGACACTGGCCATCACCGCGGACAACGTCTACGCCGTGTCGGTGAACGGCACCGAGGTGGCCCGCACCGACCTGGAGACGGACAACGAGGGCTGGCGCCGTCCGGCCGTCGTCGACGTGCTCGCCCAGCTGCGTTCCGGCCAGAACGTCCTCGCGATCGCGGCGACCAACGCGAGCGAGGGACCCGCCGGTCTGGTGGCCGTCCTCGCTCTCCACACCGCGTCCGGCGAGCAGCGGATCCTCACCGACGCCTCCTGGAAGTCGACGGACAAGGAGCCCGCCGGGGCCTGGCGCGACGCCGGTTTCGACGACAGCGCCTGGCCCGCGGCGAAGGAGGCGGCCGCGTGGGGAGCCGGACCGTGGGGCAGGGTCGTCCCCGCGTCGTACGCCGCCAACCAGCTGCGGCACGAGTTCAGGCTGCCCCGCAGGAAGGTCGCCCGCGCGCGCCTGTACGCCACGGCTCTCGGCCTGTACGAAGCCCACCTCAACGGCCGCCGCGTGGGCCGCGACCACCTCGCCCCCGGGTGGACCGACTACCGCGAACGGGTCCAGTACCAGGCGTACGACGTCACCACGCTGCTGCGGTCGGGCGGCAACGCCCTCGGCGTGTACGTGGCGCCGGGCTGGTACGCCGGCAACGTCGGCATGTTCGGGCCCCACCAGTACGGTGAACGTCCCGCGCTGCTGGCCCAGTTGGAGGTCGAGTACGCCGACGGGACGAGCGAGCGGATCACCTCGGGCGCGGACTGGCGGGCCGCCTCCGGACCGATCGTCGCCGCCGACCTGCTGGGCGGCGAGACGTACGACGCGCGCAAGGAGACCGCCGGCTGGACCTCTCCCGGCTTCGACGACCGGGCCTGGCTCGCCGTCCGCGGCGCGGGCGACGCCGCTCCCGCCCGGATCGTCGCGCAGGTGGACGGCCCGGTCCGGGTGGCCGAGGAACTCGCGGTCAAGAAGGTGACCGAACCCCAGCCGGGCGTCTTCGTCCTCGACCTGGGCCAGAACATGGTCGGCTCCGTACGGCTGCGGGTCTCCGGCAAGGCGGGGACGACCGTACGTCTGCGGCACGCCGAGGTCCTCAACCCGGACGGCACCCTCTACACCGCCAACCTGCGAACCGCCGCGGCCACCGACTCGTACACCCTCAAGGGCGGCGGCGAGGAGACGTACGAGCCCCGCTTCACCTTCCACGGGTTCCGCTACGTCGAGCTGACCGGATTCCCCGGTACTCCCTCGGCGAAGGCCGTGACGGGACGGGTCATGCACACGTCCGCCCCGTTCACCTTCGAGTTCGAGACGAACGTCCCGATGCTCAACCAGCTGCACAGCAACATCACCTGGGGTCAGCGCGGCAACTTCCTCTCCGTCCCGACGGACACACCCGCGCGCGACGAGCGGCTGGGCTGGACCGGTGACATCAACGTCTTCGCGCCGACCGCGGCCTACACGATGGAGTCGGCCCGTTTCCTCAGCAAGTGGCTCGTCGACCTCCGCGACGGGCAGACCTCGGACGGCGCGTTCACGGACGTGGCGCCCATGGTCGGCACGGTCGGCAACGGCGTCGCGGGCTGGGGCGACGCGGGCGTCACGGTTCCCTGGTCCCTGTACCAGGCGTACGGGGACCGGCAAGTGCTGGAGGACGCCTGGCCGTCCGTCCGGTCCTGGCTGAAGTACCTCGAGAAGAACAGTGACAGCCTGTTGCGGCCGGCCAGTGGATACGGCGACTGGCTGAACGTCGGCGACGAGACGCCGAAGGACGTCATCGCCACCGCGTACTTCGCGCACAGTGCCGACCTCGCGTCCCGGATCGCCCGGGAGATCGGCGAGGACGACGCCCCCTGGCTCGATCTCTTCGGCCGGATACGCGAGGCGTTCCGGAACGCCTACGTCACCGCCGACGGCAGGGTGAAGGGTGACACGCAGACGGCGTATGTCCTCGCCCTGTCGATGAACCTGCTGCCGGACGCGCTGAGAACAGCCGCGGCCGACCGTCTCGTCGCCCTGATCGAGGCCAAGGACTGGCATCTGTCGACGGGCTTCCTCGGTACGCCCCGGCTGCTTCCCGTCCTCACCGACACCGGGCACACCGACGTCGCCTACCGGCTGCTGCAGCAGCGCTCCTTCCCCAGCTGGGGCTATCAGATCGACCAGGGCTCCACCACGATGTGGGAACGCTGGGACTCCATCAAGCCCGACGGAAGCTTCCAGACCCCGGACATGAACTCCTTCAACCACTACGCCTACGGCTCGGTCGGCGAGTGGATGTACACGAACATCGCGGGCATCGCGGCGGGCCGGCCCGGGTACCGCGAGATCGTCGTACGGCCCCGCCCGGGCGGTGACGTCACCTCCGCCCGCGCCACGTTCACCTCGGTCTACGGCCCGGTCTCCACACAGTGGCGCACACGGTCCGGCCGCTTCGCCCTGACCTGCAGCGTGCCTCCCAACACGACCGCGGAGGTGTGGATCCCCGCTGCCGACCGGCGGGCGGTCACCCACGACCACGGCACCTTCCTGCGCGAGGAGGACGGCTGCGCGGTGTACCGGGTCGGTTCCGGCACCCACCGCTTCAGCGCGTAG
- a CDS encoding DUF4328 domain-containing protein: MAPCPLRTGRDSRRRCRGGVPGSDCPGPPPASLGRSVEGLGSMVFVYVMTGTFAVFLTWFSRCWANARALSSETGTGTGTGTGTAMGAVTGSGTWAVVAWLVPVVNLWAPRRLVLAVDHANAARGADRGRNDLLVNVWWSAWTGYAVVTAISQTGQGTSMPLLVASGALDIAAAVLAILVIQRITAGQRAALRADSAVEPLTPA; the protein is encoded by the coding sequence ATGGCTCCTTGCCCGCTTCGCACAGGGCGCGATAGCCGTCGCAGGTGTCGCGGAGGTGTTCCGGGCAGTGACTGTCCGGGCCCACCACCTGCATCCCTCGGACGCTCCGTCGAGGGACTCGGGTCGATGGTGTTCGTCTATGTCATGACGGGGACGTTCGCCGTCTTCCTGACGTGGTTCAGCCGCTGCTGGGCGAACGCGCGGGCACTCTCGTCCGAAACCGGAACCGGAACCGGAACGGGCACGGGCACCGCCATGGGGGCCGTCACCGGGTCCGGCACCTGGGCCGTGGTCGCCTGGCTCGTCCCGGTGGTCAACCTGTGGGCCCCGCGCCGACTCGTTCTCGCCGTGGACCACGCGAATGCCGCGCGCGGGGCCGATCGGGGACGAAACGATCTCCTGGTGAACGTCTGGTGGTCGGCCTGGACCGGGTACGCGGTGGTCACCGCGATCTCGCAGACCGGTCAGGGAACCTCGATGCCCCTCCTCGTCGCTTCGGGAGCGCTCGACATCGCCGCGGCGGTCCTCGCGATCCTCGTCATCCAGCGCATCACCGCGGGACAGCGCGCCGCGCTCCGGGCCGACTCGGCCGTCGAACCACTCACCCCCGCCTGA